TCCGCATGCTCAAGTCAGTTTTAGAGAAAagctattcatattttctctttcccaccGTCATCTCCCAATGCTCCGCCACAGTTCTGTTCGCCAATTTTGAGCCACCAGAGGCTCAGGtggggcatttaaaaaatatatatatatttgagagagatagagagcacaaaaGTAGGGAGAtggagaaatctcaagcagattccctgtgaGCGCACAGCCCCACGTggggcaggatcccaggaccccaaggtcatgacctaagctaaaatcaagagctgCAACTCAACCAGCcgagccatctaggcgcccctcACGTGGGGCATTTTTAATTTGAGCTacaaatcctttttctttctttctttttattatgttatgttagtcactatacaatacttcattagtttttgatgttgtgttcctTTCTCTAGAGATGTTTAAAATCAGGTATTTGGCGAAATGTACGTGGTTAAATTTACTTTCAACCAAACATGCATAGAGAGTGACATCTGCTGGTCATAAAGATTATGTGTTTCTCCTGATTCTTTTTGCAATCGACCAGTGACCTTAATTACAGAGTAAAAATATAAGACAATTACCTCTTTcttgggagaaaaagaaaccaacacaTGACTTGTAAGTGCCAATGAATGCACCATTGTGGGaagtttttttaaactaaaaaataatctcagtttcttcttcattttagCAGACATTGCAGTCTTCTTTAATTTGATCAGGGAAAATAAACTGTTGTAGAATCTGAAAATGAGTTAAAAACTCAGCTATTCCCTTTAAAATATCCTTTGGGTTTTTGTTTCAtagcagaaattaatgaatttaGTTTAAGAGAGAATTCTAATGGACTTAATGAAAGACTGGCCATCAAAGGTCATTTGCTCCTGGCATTGCATCCTAGTCCTGCTTTTTTGTATTGTTAGTTTCCATGCTTCATACATGCATACATGGCTcccatccttcttccttcctatgtctagatacacacacatacgaaACTTTGTATACATACTCTTCCAGATTTATTCCTATATTAGCTTTGGAAATTCTTCCCACTGCTTTTGATGTTAGGTTATACTAGAAAAAATTAGGACTTATATTTTGTAACTACAGTTTTAGACGAAAGCCATGTATTTACATTCATTGATAAAAGTATTCTGATGGATGGTGATCAAGTTCAGTTTTGTTAGAAAATATAAACTTCAATTTGCAGTACTCAGGTGGCACCTGTTAGATTCCATTCcccttcagtcttttttctccaatttttcactattataaaaatgctgtaaatgcctgctttaaaaataaaactttgtggATATCCCTGATTCTTTCTAGGAGGTAAAttcctagagggaaaaaaatccccaatcAAAGGGCTATGAATAATCAACAAAGAACTAAAATTAAtactacaataataaaaaattgggAATAGTAGGAGAgatgaacattttataaattcaatatTTACCTATCATTTAGAGGAGTCAGTATGTAATTTCTAGAGCTGATAAATCAGAACCGGcatatgtgggggcgcctggctgacttaGTTGGTGGAGCACACGAcccttggtctcagggttgtgagttcgagccccatgttgaggattgagtttacttaataaaaaaagccaaaaaacaaaacaaaacacaaaactggCATACGTGTTTGGTATAAACACATTACTTAGAGATAAGGGTGGAACCACAAAATGTTAAAGCAGAAATGGTTAAGTAATTGGGCAGGAAAGGGACTGTGGCTTTTCATTATAGGACTCACTTTTTAgcatactacttttttttttttttaagattttatttatttatttgacagagagagaggcagccagcgagagaaggaacacaagcagggggagtgggagaggaagaagcaggctcccagcggaggagcctgatgtggaactcgaggccaggaccccaggatcacgccctgggccgaaggcgcttaatgaacgactgagccacccaggcgccccttagcatACTACTTTGATAAGTCATtaaagttttgaaataaaaatgtaaatttattaaaatttaaaaatatattttaccaaGTTATTATCCAGAAAAagtatattaatttaaattccCCACGGGAAATTTTTTGATGGCTCTGAATTACTATAGTGACTTAacatcaatttatttattatttatatttgatcCATTCAAAAGTTTTGAACTACGTTAGGAGAATACACATAGCTTAAGATGTAAAATAAGTGAGAAAACTGggataaagggaaaataagatgAGACCAGAGGCCCAAAGAATCCATCAGAACCATCTGGAAGCTGGTTAAGAATGAAGGCCCTTGAGCTTATCCCAGACCTGCCAGATCAGAATCTCTAGAGTAAGGCTCTGGGATCCTCCTTTTAGCAGCCTCAATGACTTGGGGTCCTGGtgtaaaaaagacaaagagtgaCTAATAGTATATTAGGACATTTATTAATGTCATGGTATTTAGAGCATGGGAGCTAGAGGAATGGACATTGTAAGACTAATTccaaagaatacattaaaaagtaaatcttATATAACTAAAATCATCCCTTTTCCCACTGTAACATTTCATAATCCTCTTCTGATCCCATTAACCTCCCCATAACAACACTCACAGAGACGCGGCGACTCAGTCTGTCATTTTGTCCCTCAACTTTTACTTTTAACACGAAGATCTACGTTCTGGGagatcttctcttttctctggggTCCATTCCTACCCTATTGTACCACTTAGCTGGATATTCTAGCACTTGTGTGTCTTTTTATGTATCACATCAACAGGTTCAACAGATACTTAGAAGAACTCTATGTATCCACTAGGTGGTACTTAGTCTTttctgctgcctgtgttcttatTCTCGAAACCTATTTTCACAGGCCTCATGTGAAAATTGAGTTACACGTGCTAAACTTTTTCTTGGGATTTCGTATACCATAAATATAAAAGAGACACAATTACAGCTTAATTTTACAATGACATTAAGAATATACTAAAActtatacattaaaaatgtatcagCTCACAGTGACTTCTGCTGTAGCTTTTGTTCAATGATGTCTGAGAAACGAGGAACTTTTTTTGAAATAGCCACACGGATGTCATCACTCATATTAAAGCAGCTTCTggactttgttttaaaatgtaaaagtgatGAAAATCCCAACTCACAAAGGTATGTAGTTGCAAATGGTATAAGGATTTCTAGAGCTGTCTTTGCCAGGCTTGGAAACACTGTGAATTGAGCACACCAGAAATCCTCCAGCTTCATTGTCTCAAATTCCATTAGGATTTGGCCACTAGCTCGTAATTCAGCAAGATCCGTTTTCATCAAATAACCATCATCGACAAAATCCAGATTAAAAAGAAACGGATCCAGTATCCATTTACTTGCCTCAGCAAGATCTCCAACAGAGAAATATCCATGGAAGAAGTTGCTCACCTGTTGCAGGTGCTGTGTTATTTCGGCTGCAATGCTTACTGCTTCATGATCTGAAACAatgatttcttccagaaaaggaaagttggtaaaatttcttttctcaattcGCTTTAGCCAAAATGGAAACTTCCTAACAAAAGCAGATAACTTTTCTCTAGCTGATACTGTGTTCATGCCCGTCCTTTGCATAGATGCACTAAGTTCATTCAGGTGTTTGAATAAATCTGCAAGGTATGCTAAGTGAACTTTAAACTCTCTATTTTCAAAGCCATCAACTAAATTACTGCTTTGGTGGTGAAGAAACTGATTTATTTCTtcatacatttcaaaaatatggGTAAGTATTTGACCTCGGGAAAGCCACCTCATTTCAGTATGGAAAAGGAGGACACTATACTCGATtccaatttcttcaaaaaaagcCTGAAAGAGGCGATGATTTGGAGCTCGTCCTTTGATGAAATTTATTACCCTCACCACAGTAAACAGAGCATCTCTCAGTTTTGTAGGTAAGGTCTTTGTGACAAGTTCGTGAGGATTCAACAAACAATGTGTGATCACGATATGAGGCGCCTCTTTTTTCACGCAGGCAACAAATTCTGAATTTTCTCCTAGCATAGAAGACGCACCGTCAGTGCAAACAGAGCCACATACATCAAGTGCTATCTTATGCTTCAGAAAGAAGTCTCTGAAGAGACCGAAcacatcttttcctttcattgttaACTGCAATGGTTCACAGAATAGAAATTCTTCTatgatctctctttcttttatgtATCGTACAAATGCCATTAGCTGACTGCAGTCACCCATGTCCGTTGTCTCAGCAAGCTGAATACCCACTTTCAGAGGACTGGCTTTGATGTCTTCTAGAACTTGCTGTAAGATATCCTGGCTCATTTCATCAATTCTAGAATGGATCACATCATCTGATAAGGGTACCTGCTGAAGCTTCTTTTGTGCATCTGGTCCCAGAACTATTTGTGCTATTTCCAATGCACAAGGTTTCACTAATTTCTCAGCTATTGTATGAGGATTCTTCTCCTTGGCGCATAAATATGCAAACTGATAGGATGCTTGTAATAAGGCATCTTCGTGAGACGCCACTCCAAATGCTTTCAAGGTTTCACTCTGATCAGATGGTGTTGGCACGTGCTTCAGGCTACTGAGATCATGCCCACCTACACCACCATGCTGTCTGTTAAAATGGTCAGACAATTTTGATGGTCTGAGGTCAGCGTTTGAAAATATCGAGTTACACAATACACATTGTGGGCGCTGAGTTCCATCAACATCTGTTGTACAGGTGAACCAGTAACGAACATAGTCATCATCCCATTTGCGTTTCTTCGACATGGCACCCCAAAATTCTCAGGTAGTATTCCAGAGATGCTGCAGAATTTTGCTTTGGGAGTAAAATATAACCCACACATTAAAAATCAGTGGCTAACTGAATTAAAACAAAGCCACATCACATGCCATTTGTACATGTCAAGAAATACCCTGTAACACGTCAGTTCAAAGTAAACCATGACAGCATGACAGTCAAACTTAAAGCTATCAACTCATAGCTAATGCCCCGGAATAAATGACTCACCTAAGCTACATATGGGAGATTTGGACTTATGTAAGTTGTGAATACCTATAAATCCTCTATTAGTGATCTGAAGGTATGGCTTAATTTGTTTTCAACGACGTATGTTCCAAACAAATCTGGTACATTTTGTATCCCCTAAAAGGGCATCTCGCTACCACCCCCTCCTTCCATTCTCCGCCAGGGATGTACACACATAGGCAGTTATGAACAAGTGAATAGAGAAAGGAGTAATTCACTAAATACTCTAAGGAAGGACATATTTTGACAAAGTGGCTAGTTCCTTTTTGCAGTTAAGGATTAAACAGGTCTGTAACACTAATTGATCCTTGACTGGCTCTGACTCCAACGTGAGCAGAGAATTTCAAAAGGGCCTGATTAAGTCACCTTTGACACAGAAGTAGGATACAAATTTGGCTCAGAGCTTCCTTGCTGCTGAAGTGTAACACACTACCAGTCCATGATTCCTATTGTCcatacagaaaagcaaaacaagttGTTCAGGAGAAACACAACTACTTTTGTTACTGAGACTTCAGAGAAATGTCTCCCTAGAGACATGTCCTCTCCAGAAGGACACCCTTAGTTACAATAGGAATTTCATGATGCTTTTTCATATAACTACCCTCAGTAAAAGCAGTGAAGAAAGAAGCCgaaacaatggaatgaaaataaGCAGTATTCCCaaaattaagatttgttttaatttgaggACAGGGATTAGAAGGTAATGGTCGGAACCATTAGCTAGGAAGCTAGGCAAATGGAGGAATCAGCAAAATCTTTTGCTAAAATGTAAATTCACGGTCCccactcccagagattctgattcccTAGCTCTACAGTAGGGGCTCAGAATCTGTATTCTATGTAAgcattttagataatttttacGAATGGTAACTAGAGCAGTAATCTTTAATAAGAGACCGTCATCACAATCACTGGGAACCCCTTTGAAGTTACACATCTCCCTCCCTTAGAACTAACTAATAAATCATCTTCTCCAGAAGGACAAAAGACTAaatcttggggtacctggctggcttattcggtagagcatgggactcttgatcttggggtggtgagtttgagccccacgctgggcacagagattacttaaaaaaacaaaaaaagactaaatcttgtccaggtgattctaatacatATCCCAGTGCATAGTCAGATTTAGAGGAATGAAAACATATACTTCAGGTCAACCCCTAGGTTGCTGATATGCTAGGTTGCTAAGTAAATAGTCTAAATGCTTTAAGAGGCATTTAAGTTTCTGAGTCGATAACAACCTCCTAAGAAAGTTGAGGAACCTAGAAAgtcatgccttttctttttcttcctccttagcAATGAGCAAAGATATAACCCACAGGTAAGCTCAAACGTACCTTTGAAAACAGTTCTATCTCCTAGATAAACAACTGATCCCGTTTCCAAAGTTCTATACTAGAGAATGTGGCGGAAATAACTTAACAGGAACACATGTATATCCAAATGCCCACTTTGGCCATAAAAAAACCTCACGATAAGTAAGgcaataatattaaaatactaactTTCTAGTGGCTCTGCCACAATTAACTAGCTATAAAATGAACTTCTATGTAAGCTAATAAGTTGACGTGCCATATGGCTGTTTGTTATGAGTCAGTTAAAAATTGGAAGGTATCTGCCTATCAATAAAGGTGATCTGAAATTTAAAAGTTGATCTTAAGCTTTCTTTTGTTAAGTGATGACGATAGGGCCAACTGTGTTTAGAACCTCTCCTAATGGATAGTAAAATTATGACATTGGCATAAAAAATATTCTCTATTCTCTTGTGTAAATTTGCCATGTATGTTTTGGGGAGCAGTGGAAGTGAATGAAAAAGCTTTGCTTCAGTCTCATTAGAAATTATTACAGGACCAGTGAAGAGTCCATTCCAATCCCACTCAAGTATGTTTTGATTGAAAATTTACCTGTTTTGAacaaaaagatttttagaaaaattcattTGCAGTAGTCCTCCTCATCACCCTCAAAGAGTGAGAATAGAGAGCAAGAAT
This region of Ursus arctos isolate Adak ecotype North America unplaced genomic scaffold, UrsArc2.0 scaffold_15, whole genome shotgun sequence genomic DNA includes:
- the FAM200C gene encoding protein FAM200C, whose product is MSKKRKWDDDYVRYWFTCTTDVDGTQRPQCVLCNSIFSNADLRPSKLSDHFNRQHGGVGGHDLSSLKHVPTPSDQSETLKAFGVASHEDALLQASYQFAYLCAKEKNPHTIAEKLVKPCALEIAQIVLGPDAQKKLQQVPLSDDVIHSRIDEMSQDILQQVLEDIKASPLKVGIQLAETTDMGDCSQLMAFVRYIKEREIIEEFLFCEPLQLTMKGKDVFGLFRDFFLKHKIALDVCGSVCTDGASSMLGENSEFVACVKKEAPHIVITHCLLNPHELVTKTLPTKLRDALFTVVRVINFIKGRAPNHRLFQAFFEEIGIEYSVLLFHTEMRWLSRGQILTHIFEMYEEINQFLHHQSSNLVDGFENREFKVHLAYLADLFKHLNELSASMQRTGMNTVSAREKLSAFVRKFPFWLKRIEKRNFTNFPFLEEIIVSDHEAVSIAAEITQHLQQVSNFFHGYFSVGDLAEASKWILDPFLFNLDFVDDGYLMKTDLAELRASGQILMEFETMKLEDFWCAQFTVFPSLAKTALEILIPFATTYLCELGFSSLLHFKTKSRSCFNMSDDIRVAISKKVPRFSDIIEQKLQQKSL